In Mastomys coucha isolate ucsf_1 unplaced genomic scaffold, UCSF_Mcou_1 pScaffold5, whole genome shotgun sequence, one genomic interval encodes:
- the Sox8 gene encoding transcription factor SOX-8 has protein sequence MLDMSEARAQPPCSPSGTASSMSHVEDSDSDAPPSPAGSEGRAGVGGRGDAAEAADERFPACIRDAVSQVLKGYDWSLVPMPVRGGGGGTLKAKPHVKRPMNAFMVWAQAARRKLADQYPHLHNAELSKTLGKLWRLLSESEKRPFVEEAERLRVQHKKDHPDYKYQPRRRKSVKTGRSDSDSGTDLGHHPGGPMYKADAVLGEAHHHSDHHTGQTHGPPTPPTTPKTDLHQASNGGKQELRLEGRRLVDSGRQNIDFSNVDISELSSEVISNMDTFDVHEFDQYLPLNGHSAMSTEPSQAAASGSYGGASYSHSGATGIGASPVWAHKGAPSASASPTEAGPLRPHIKTEQLSPSHYSDQSHGSPGRADYGSYSAQASVTTAASATAASSFASTQCDYTDLQASNYYSPYPGYPPSLYQYPYFHSSRRPYASPLLNGLSMPPTHSPSSNWEQPVYTTLTRP, from the exons ATGCTGGACATGAGTGAGGCCCGCGCCCAGCCGCCCTGCAGCCCGTCTGGCACCGCTAGCTCCATGTCACACGTGGAGGATTCAGACTCCGACGCACCACCGTCGCCCGCGGGGTCAGAGGGCCGCGCGGGGGTCGGCGGCCGAGGGGATGCTGCTGAGGCAGCAGACGAACGCTTCCCAGCCTGCATCCGAGATGCCGTGTCGCAGGTGCTTAAGGGCTACGACTGGAGTCTGGTGCCTATGCCGGTgcgcggcggcggtggcggcacGCTCAAGGCCAAGCCACACGTGAAGCGGCCCATGAATGCCTTCATGGTGTGGGCACAGGCTGCGCGCCGTAAGCTGGCGGACCAGTACCCGCATCTCCATAACGCAGAGCTCAGCAAGACCCTGGGCAAGCTGTGGCG CTTGCTGAGTGAAAGCGAGAAGCGGCCGTTCGTGGAGGAGGCCGAGAGGCTCCGGGTGCAGCACAAGAAAGACCACCCAGATTACAAATACCAGCCGAGGCGAAGGAAGAGTGTGAAGACCGGCCGGAGCGACTCGGACTCCGGTACTGACCTGGGCCACCACCCTGGTGGTCCCATGTACAAAGCTGATGCAGTGCTCGGGGAGGCGCACCACCACAGCGACCACCATACAG GCCAGACCCAtggaccacccaccccacccaccacccccaaGACGGACCTGCACCAGGCCAGCAATGGAGGCAAGCAAGAGCTAAGGCTGGAAGGGCGCCGCCTGGTGGACAGCGGGCGCCAGAACATCGACTTCAGCAATGTGGACATCTCCGAGCTCAGCAGCGAGGTTATCAGTAACATGGATACCTTCGATGTCCACGAGTTTGACCAGTACTTGCCCCTCAATGGCCACTCAGCCATGTCCACAGAGCCCAGCCAGGCcgctgcctctggctcttatggAGGCGCTTCCTACTCCCACTCTGGGGCAACCGGCATAGGGGCATCCCCTGTGTGGGCCCACAAGGGAGCTCCCTCGGCCTCAGCCTCGCCTACAGAGGCAGGACCCCTCCGGCCACATATCAAAACGGAGCAGCTGAGTCCCAGCCACTACAGCGACCAGTCACACGGCTCACCTGGCCGGGCCGACTATGGTTCTTACAGTGCCCAGGCCAGTGTCACCACAGCTGCCTCCGCCACGGCTGCCAGCTCCTTCGCCAGCACGCAGTGTGACTACACTGACCTGCAGGCTTCCAACTACTACAGCCCTTACCCTGGCTACCCTCCCAGCCTCTACCAATACCCTTACTTCCATTCATCCCGCCGGCCCTATGCCTCGCCACTGCTCAATGGGCTCTCCATGCCACCCACACACAGCCCCAGCAGCAACTGGGAGCAGCCTGTGTACACCACTCTGACCCGGCCCTGA